The following coding sequences lie in one Fuerstiella sp. genomic window:
- a CDS encoding phosphoglycerate kinase, which yields MAKKTIDQVDVCDKTVLMRVDFNVPLDGSEITDDRRIRMALPTISSVLDRDGSVIIMSHLGRPRSGENNPALSLQPVADRLAELIPAEVMFVDDCVGYDAQERAKSLLPGQILVLENLRFHEGEKANSPEFSSQLAILGDIYCNDAFGSCHNTDASMIGVPLAMDHRPRVVGFLVRKEIQFLSDAIADPQRPFVAILGGKKVSDKIQVIRNLLKICDKVLIGGAMAYTFALAKGGEVGKSLVESDKIELAAELIEEGGTKLVLPADTHCGDSCTSGCSKFVANAGEIPDKFEGLDIGPATTALYTDIIEDAATVVWNGPMGVFEVPPFDEGTRAVAQALADSSATIIVGGGDSAAAIQQFGLADQVTHVSTGGGASLAMLEGRSFASIQALEDA from the coding sequence ATGGCAAAAAAGACGATTGATCAGGTTGATGTGTGTGACAAAACCGTCCTGATGCGCGTTGATTTCAACGTTCCACTGGACGGTTCCGAAATCACCGACGATCGCCGAATCCGCATGGCACTGCCGACAATCAGTTCGGTACTGGATCGAGACGGCAGTGTCATCATTATGAGTCACCTGGGACGGCCCAGGTCCGGTGAAAACAACCCGGCCCTGAGTCTGCAGCCGGTGGCTGATCGACTGGCGGAACTGATTCCCGCGGAAGTGATGTTTGTGGACGATTGTGTCGGCTACGACGCACAGGAACGTGCTAAATCACTGTTGCCAGGTCAGATTCTGGTTCTTGAAAACCTTCGGTTCCACGAAGGTGAGAAAGCAAATTCCCCAGAGTTTTCGTCACAACTGGCAATTCTGGGTGACATCTACTGCAATGATGCATTTGGATCGTGTCACAATACTGATGCCTCCATGATCGGCGTTCCCCTGGCAATGGACCACCGTCCACGAGTTGTCGGATTTTTGGTCCGGAAAGAAATTCAGTTCCTTAGCGATGCCATCGCCGATCCTCAGCGCCCGTTTGTTGCCATTCTGGGCGGAAAAAAAGTATCCGACAAAATTCAGGTCATCCGCAACCTGCTGAAGATCTGTGACAAAGTACTTATCGGGGGCGCCATGGCCTACACGTTCGCTTTGGCAAAAGGGGGTGAAGTCGGAAAAAGCCTCGTCGAGTCGGATAAAATTGAACTGGCGGCCGAACTGATTGAAGAGGGAGGAACCAAACTGGTACTCCCGGCAGACACACATTGTGGTGATTCCTGCACGTCCGGCTGCAGCAAATTTGTGGCCAACGCCGGAGAGATTCCTGATAAATTCGAAGGTCTGGACATTGGTCCGGCAACCACAGCGTTGTATACGGACATCATCGAGGACGCCGCCACAGTCGTGTGGAACGGACCAATGGGGGTTTTTGAAGTACCTCCCTTCGATGAAGGTACCCGAGCCGTAGCTCAGGCACTTGCTGACAGTTCAGCCACAATTATCGTCGGCGGTGGTGACAGTGCGGCCGCCATTCAGCAGTTTGGACTGGCTGATCAGGTGACGCACGTGAGCACTGGCGGTGGAGCCAGTCTTGCGATGCTGGAAGGCAGATCCTTTGCTTCCATTCAAGCACTTGAGGACGCCTAA
- a CDS encoding helicase — MTEMPGSSADVLGADGSVARRLANYEHRPEQLAMAEAIERAVLDGQHLVTEAGTGVGKSFAYLVPSILAVRAGQTTGQQKKRIIVSTNTISLQEQLITRDIPFLQSVLPVEFSAVLVKGRGNYISLRRTERAFSRQVQNTLLKPESAEQLRQITEWSQETTDGSRADLSFRPDPAVWDEVVSDHGDCLRKSCPHHNNCFYYRARSRVWNADLLVVNHALFFSDLALRREGASILPDYEVVVLDEAHTIESVAASHLGLSVTEGQFSYLLNRLYNRKTQRGLLCVHQLTTAQDRVSTIQADCRHFFSELDEWCRRFGRANGRITGPVEVINTVSPRLRDLAALLETESGRMVKEDDRVELSGVADRCGILAECLDSWCTQSQAGNVYWLEKSGAKRAIKLTSAPVEVGPLLREHLFNEVPSVICASATLSVGSDDFSFFRNRVGLTDGSDSRHGSPFDYSSQMRLILSKGMPDPGMDASGFQAACIPRIKRHLLETKGRAFVLFTSYTMLEFCIHRLQSWLSEHDLTLYAQGRGLPRSAMLDRFRRDPQAVLFGTDSFWQGVDVPGKSLQNVIIPRLPFSVPDHPLLQARVDAIRARGGNPFREYQIPEAIIKLKQGIGRLIRSQTDTGRVVILDPRLLTKSYGRLFVSSLPGCQVEFDDGDSLIPAAAI, encoded by the coding sequence ATGACGGAGATGCCTGGATCGTCAGCAGATGTATTGGGAGCAGACGGCAGTGTTGCCCGACGACTTGCCAACTACGAGCATCGTCCTGAACAGCTTGCCATGGCTGAAGCAATTGAGCGGGCCGTTCTTGACGGTCAACATCTGGTGACGGAAGCCGGAACGGGAGTTGGCAAGAGTTTTGCCTATTTGGTGCCCTCAATACTTGCAGTCCGGGCCGGACAGACAACGGGACAGCAGAAGAAACGCATTATCGTTTCCACGAATACAATCAGTCTGCAGGAACAGCTGATTACGCGGGACATACCCTTCCTGCAGTCCGTACTGCCGGTGGAGTTCTCCGCAGTGCTGGTCAAGGGACGAGGCAATTACATCAGCCTGCGACGCACAGAACGGGCGTTCAGTCGTCAGGTACAAAATACACTGTTGAAGCCGGAGTCCGCAGAGCAGTTAAGGCAAATCACTGAATGGTCACAGGAGACAACCGACGGGAGTCGTGCCGATCTGTCGTTTCGACCGGATCCTGCGGTGTGGGATGAAGTGGTCAGTGATCACGGGGACTGCCTGAGAAAATCCTGTCCACACCACAACAACTGTTTCTATTACCGAGCCCGAAGTCGGGTCTGGAACGCTGATTTGCTGGTGGTGAATCATGCGTTGTTTTTTTCTGACCTGGCTCTGCGGCGTGAAGGGGCCAGTATTCTGCCGGATTATGAGGTTGTGGTGCTGGACGAAGCGCACACAATTGAAAGCGTTGCAGCAAGTCATCTGGGATTGTCGGTGACAGAGGGACAGTTCAGTTATCTTCTCAATCGACTTTACAACCGGAAAACGCAGAGAGGGCTGCTGTGCGTGCATCAGCTGACGACTGCTCAGGATCGGGTTTCAACGATTCAGGCCGACTGTCGTCATTTTTTTTCTGAACTCGACGAATGGTGTCGTCGTTTCGGTCGTGCCAACGGTCGGATCACCGGACCGGTGGAAGTCATCAACACCGTTTCTCCGCGGCTGCGGGATCTGGCAGCTCTCCTGGAAACTGAATCCGGCAGAATGGTTAAAGAGGACGATCGGGTTGAACTTTCCGGTGTTGCCGACCGCTGTGGGATCCTGGCGGAATGTCTGGATTCCTGGTGCACACAGAGCCAGGCGGGGAATGTGTACTGGCTAGAGAAAAGTGGCGCCAAACGCGCAATCAAACTGACCAGCGCGCCTGTCGAAGTCGGTCCGCTGTTGAGGGAACACCTGTTTAACGAAGTTCCGTCTGTGATCTGTGCCAGCGCGACGCTTTCAGTCGGTTCGGATGATTTCAGTTTCTTCCGGAATCGTGTCGGACTAACCGACGGGAGTGACAGTCGGCACGGAAGTCCCTTTGACTATTCCTCACAGATGCGACTCATTTTGTCGAAGGGGATGCCTGATCCTGGAATGGATGCATCCGGATTCCAGGCGGCCTGCATTCCTCGTATCAAACGTCATTTACTGGAAACAAAAGGACGAGCATTCGTTCTGTTCACCAGCTACACCATGCTGGAGTTTTGTATCCATCGGCTGCAGAGCTGGCTGTCAGAACATGATCTGACGTTGTATGCCCAGGGACGAGGGCTGCCGAGATCAGCGATGCTGGACCGGTTTCGCAGGGATCCTCAGGCTGTTTTGTTTGGTACGGACAGTTTCTGGCAGGGAGTCGACGTGCCTGGAAAATCTCTTCAAAACGTCATCATTCCGCGTTTGCCTTTCAGTGTGCCCGATCATCCACTGCTTCAGGCCCGTGTTGATGCGATCAGGGCTCGAGGAGGCAATCCGTTTCGGGAGTATCAGATTCCCGAAGCAATCATCAAGTTGAAGCAGGGCATCGGACGACTTATTCGTTCACAGACGGACACGGGCCGCGTGGTGATTCTGGATCCCCGCCTGCTGACCAAATCATATGGCCGACTGTTTGTGTCGAGTCTGCCCGGCTGTCAGGTTGAGTTCGATGATGGTGATTCGCTGATCCCGGCGGCCGCGATATAA
- a CDS encoding zinc-ribbon domain-containing protein, translating into MSYRIQCSLCGKKYKLPEKYAGRKLKCKECGDLLPIPQQQTSDTDAFISALDAAVDEESDYQPMDVRGLPPRAVGSRQKRKQATSERKPRLTAQKVYLVQGLVAGGVLGFAWSLVWSIFHFDQTGWTLLFINTVVGTVCTSFFGGAVMSAAGKFDSIFAGCIAGAIVMVPINGGEAFVNGLLGNEMWPLYIYFILGIPKGVICSFWIFRMAKDVEVEEE; encoded by the coding sequence ATGAGTTATCGAATTCAGTGTTCACTCTGTGGCAAAAAATACAAACTGCCTGAGAAATATGCAGGTCGAAAGCTGAAGTGCAAAGAATGCGGCGACCTCCTGCCGATTCCGCAACAACAAACATCCGATACCGATGCGTTTATAAGCGCTCTGGATGCAGCTGTGGATGAAGAGTCCGATTATCAGCCGATGGATGTTCGCGGTCTGCCACCGCGGGCGGTCGGATCCAGGCAGAAAAGGAAACAGGCGACGTCCGAACGAAAACCAAGGCTTACGGCACAAAAAGTGTACCTTGTTCAGGGGCTGGTTGCCGGCGGCGTGCTGGGTTTCGCGTGGTCTCTGGTCTGGTCAATTTTTCATTTCGATCAGACCGGGTGGACGCTCTTGTTTATCAATACGGTGGTGGGAACAGTCTGCACATCGTTTTTTGGCGGTGCAGTGATGTCGGCCGCCGGAAAATTTGACTCGATATTTGCCGGATGCATCGCCGGCGCCATTGTGATGGTCCCAATCAATGGTGGCGAGGCGTTTGTTAACGGGCTGCTTGGGAATGAAATGTGGCCACTATATATTTACTTTATACTCGGAATTCCAAAAGGAGTGATTTGTTCATTCTGGATTTTCAGGATGGCTAAAGACGTCGAAGTCGAAGAAGAATGA
- a CDS encoding nucleotide sugar dehydrogenase: MPSVSHSFVELQQKIEQKSARVGVIGLGYVGLPLISAFTNAGFRCLGFDVDHSKVTSLNNGESYIQHISGSQVQDWNDRQVFEATADMTRLGEADVLLICVPTPLNESRDPDLRYVEGTARAIAAVLRPGQLVILESTTYPTTTRDVLVPILNNNPAQHRCGADIFVAYSPEREDPGNPDYTAAGIPKVVGGLDDASLELACDLYAHAIVQVIPVASTEAAEACKILENTYRAVNIAMVNELKMLFDRMDIDVWEVINAAKTKPFGFQAFYPGPGLGGHCIPIDPFYLTWLARRQGMSTRFIELAGEVNAGMPRYVIDRLGEFLNDVGKPIRGSRIALLGMAYKKDVDDPRESPSFELMELLLERGANLTYNDPHIPLLRKMRNYDFSATSSQDLTPEYLESQDCVLIATDHSSYDYHQIVRHSRMVLDTRNATVNVTEGREKIRRA, translated from the coding sequence ATGCCTTCCGTTTCCCACTCATTTGTCGAGTTGCAGCAAAAGATCGAACAAAAGTCTGCCCGGGTTGGAGTCATCGGGCTGGGATACGTCGGGCTGCCGCTAATCAGCGCATTTACGAACGCCGGCTTTCGGTGCCTGGGATTTGATGTCGACCATTCAAAGGTCACATCACTCAACAATGGCGAAAGTTACATCCAGCACATTTCGGGCAGTCAGGTGCAGGACTGGAACGATCGGCAGGTCTTCGAAGCAACCGCCGATATGACACGACTGGGCGAAGCGGACGTACTGCTGATCTGTGTCCCCACCCCGCTTAACGAAAGCCGCGATCCGGACCTTCGTTATGTGGAAGGAACTGCGCGTGCAATTGCAGCCGTTCTGCGTCCCGGTCAACTGGTCATTTTAGAAAGCACCACCTATCCAACCACCACTCGTGATGTACTGGTGCCGATTCTGAACAACAATCCGGCTCAACACCGCTGCGGTGCGGACATTTTCGTGGCCTACAGTCCTGAACGGGAAGATCCAGGCAACCCCGATTATACGGCAGCCGGCATCCCCAAAGTTGTGGGCGGACTTGACGATGCCAGTCTTGAACTGGCTTGTGACCTGTATGCACACGCCATTGTCCAGGTCATCCCCGTGGCAAGCACTGAAGCGGCAGAAGCCTGCAAGATTCTGGAAAACACTTACCGCGCCGTGAACATCGCCATGGTCAACGAGCTAAAGATGCTCTTCGATCGAATGGACATCGATGTCTGGGAAGTGATCAACGCAGCAAAGACCAAACCATTCGGCTTTCAGGCCTTTTATCCTGGACCTGGACTGGGCGGTCACTGCATCCCCATTGATCCGTTCTACCTCACCTGGCTGGCCCGCCGACAGGGAATGTCGACACGGTTTATTGAACTGGCCGGTGAAGTCAATGCAGGCATGCCGAGATACGTCATCGACAGACTGGGTGAATTCCTCAACGACGTCGGTAAACCCATCCGTGGCAGTAGAATTGCGCTGCTGGGTATGGCTTACAAAAAAGATGTTGATGATCCTCGGGAAAGTCCGTCATTCGAACTGATGGAACTGTTACTGGAACGCGGAGCGAACCTGACCTACAACGATCCTCATATTCCGCTGCTCAGAAAGATGAGGAACTATGATTTTTCGGCAACCAGCAGTCAGGACCTGACTCCAGAATATCTGGAAAGCCAGGACTGCGTATTGATTGCGACTGATCATTCCTCCTACGACTATCACCAGATCGTACGTCATTCAAGAATGGTACTTGATACCCGTAATGCCACAGTGAATGTGACCGAAGGGCGAGAAAAAATTCGTCGTGCCTGA
- a CDS encoding ferrous iron transporter B, translating into MSDLNHQQAPTQLLSRPSHQARIALVGNPNTGKTTLFNRLTGLRAKTANYPGITVDLRRGSMSLDCGRVEMVDLPGTYSLDSTSPEEKVVQSVLTGQHPAEPVPDIVVLVIDATNLERNLFLASEVLDLKLPAVVVLNLIDAADAAEIRIQLSQLSQQLGCPVVPVSSKRGTGIDELKEKLDGLVTGRIPVLTEEHSSCTAGCTGCTFSARYDWAARVSESTVALPAGLGERTSKIDRVLTNPVMGTLVFLGIMLGVFYLIFSLASVPMDLIDGVFSTVGGFVDQVISANRVPVFLWPGVAGLVSMLIFLGSYRAARIRWTKISTVAAVAVSGLVACLPEDDFRSLMIDGVVAGVGGVVIFLPQICILFFFISVLEDTGYMARAAFVMERLMKCVGLPGKAFVPMLSAHACAIPGIMAARTIENWRDRLVTILVLPLLTCSARLPVYAMITALLFGDSPGMAAGVFVGAYVLGIAAALMSAWCLRKTILKGEAVPLVIELPPYRLPGIRNTVTAVAERAMLFVRQAGTVILLISVVLWALATYPKLPEDALSAEATERINALRAVADPTLSTDEIDRVMAQESLAWSVAGRAGKLVEPIFAPLGFDWKINVGVITSFAAREVVVSTLAIVYGIGEDAAEDETSLVDILRRQTRADGRPVFSMAAGLSLLVFFVLAMQCLPTQAVTRRETGSWKWAALQLVYMTLLAWVAAFATYQAGCAAGLG; encoded by the coding sequence ATGAGTGATCTCAATCATCAGCAGGCACCGACGCAGTTGCTGTCGCGACCGTCTCATCAGGCCCGGATTGCCCTCGTCGGTAACCCGAATACAGGTAAGACGACACTGTTTAACCGGTTAACCGGACTTCGTGCAAAAACGGCTAATTATCCCGGGATCACAGTTGATCTTCGAAGAGGATCAATGTCGCTCGATTGCGGTCGGGTCGAGATGGTCGATCTTCCCGGCACTTACAGCCTGGATTCGACAAGTCCGGAAGAGAAAGTGGTGCAGTCCGTTCTGACAGGACAGCATCCCGCAGAGCCGGTTCCCGACATCGTGGTGCTTGTCATCGATGCCACGAATCTGGAACGCAATCTTTTCCTGGCGAGTGAAGTTCTGGATCTGAAACTTCCCGCGGTTGTTGTGCTTAACCTGATTGATGCTGCAGACGCAGCGGAGATCAGGATTCAGCTGAGTCAGCTTTCGCAGCAGTTGGGCTGTCCGGTGGTGCCTGTCAGTTCAAAACGCGGCACCGGGATTGACGAGCTGAAAGAAAAGCTTGACGGTCTGGTCACCGGCAGGATTCCCGTCCTGACGGAGGAGCATTCGTCATGTACGGCCGGATGCACCGGGTGTACTTTTTCTGCCCGATATGACTGGGCGGCGAGGGTGTCCGAATCCACGGTTGCCCTGCCTGCGGGGCTGGGCGAACGGACATCGAAAATCGATCGTGTGTTGACGAACCCTGTGATGGGAACCTTGGTCTTCCTTGGCATCATGCTCGGTGTGTTCTATCTGATATTCTCGCTGGCCTCCGTGCCGATGGACCTGATTGACGGAGTCTTTTCCACTGTCGGCGGATTTGTGGATCAGGTGATATCTGCTAACCGTGTTCCTGTTTTCCTGTGGCCTGGTGTCGCAGGATTGGTTTCGATGCTGATCTTCCTCGGCAGTTACCGTGCTGCACGAATTCGATGGACAAAAATCAGTACGGTAGCGGCCGTAGCGGTTTCTGGTCTGGTGGCGTGTCTGCCGGAAGACGACTTTCGCAGTCTGATGATTGATGGAGTGGTCGCAGGTGTCGGTGGTGTCGTGATCTTTCTTCCCCAGATCTGCATTTTGTTTTTTTTCATTTCTGTACTGGAAGACACTGGCTATATGGCCCGTGCGGCTTTCGTGATGGAACGACTGATGAAATGTGTCGGGCTTCCTGGAAAGGCCTTTGTGCCGATGTTGTCGGCTCATGCCTGTGCGATTCCGGGAATCATGGCGGCGCGAACCATTGAAAACTGGCGAGATCGACTGGTAACAATTCTGGTGCTGCCTTTGCTGACCTGTTCGGCACGCCTGCCGGTGTATGCCATGATCACTGCACTGCTGTTTGGTGACTCGCCGGGTATGGCGGCTGGTGTGTTCGTCGGTGCCTATGTCCTGGGAATCGCTGCGGCGCTGATGTCTGCGTGGTGTCTCAGGAAAACCATTCTTAAAGGGGAAGCTGTTCCGCTGGTGATTGAATTGCCACCCTATCGGCTGCCCGGCATTCGCAACACGGTGACGGCGGTTGCCGAACGAGCGATGCTGTTTGTCAGACAGGCCGGTACGGTCATTCTGCTGATCTCGGTGGTTCTCTGGGCGTTGGCGACCTATCCCAAATTGCCCGAAGACGCATTGTCTGCTGAGGCAACTGAACGAATCAATGCACTGCGGGCAGTCGCTGACCCCACCTTGTCGACTGACGAAATCGATCGTGTGATGGCTCAGGAATCACTGGCCTGGTCAGTTGCCGGTCGCGCCGGGAAACTGGTTGAACCGATTTTTGCTCCGTTGGGATTCGACTGGAAAATCAACGTTGGTGTGATTACTTCCTTTGCTGCTCGTGAAGTGGTTGTTTCGACACTGGCAATCGTCTACGGAATCGGAGAAGACGCGGCAGAGGACGAAACCAGTTTGGTGGACATCCTGCGTCGACAAACCAGGGCTGACGGCCGTCCTGTGTTTAGCATGGCAGCGGGGCTCAGCCTGCTTGTGTTCTTTGTGCTGGCGATGCAGTGTCTGCCCACTCAGGCCGTCACGCGAAGAGAAACGGGTTCATGGAAGTGGGCAGCATTGCAGCTGGTCTATATGACACTTCTGGCCTGGGTCGCTGCTTTTGCCACGTATCAGGCCGGATGTGCGGCCGGACTGGGCTAA
- a CDS encoding ferrous iron transport protein A: protein MPTSRLSDLLIPGKVRCVNVECTGDAMVRLKRMGICDQSIIEVIQPGDPMVLRVVGTRLGVSRRLAESVVVDRVSTVVSSTQFDADENE, encoded by the coding sequence ATGCCGACGTCTCGCCTTTCGGATTTACTTATTCCAGGTAAGGTTCGGTGTGTAAATGTTGAGTGTACGGGCGATGCAATGGTTCGACTCAAACGCATGGGAATATGTGACCAAAGCATAATCGAAGTCATTCAGCCCGGTGATCCAATGGTGCTGCGTGTGGTTGGAACCCGCCTGGGAGTTTCCCGACGGCTCGCTGAGTCTGTTGTTGTGGATCGGGTTTCCACAGTTGTTTCGTCAACACAGTTTGATGCCGACGAGAATGAGTGA
- a CDS encoding BatA domain-containing protein — MTFINLSLLFGLGLVSVPVILHLIMRSRPKRIEFPALRLLEARRSANARRLKLRHLLLLLLRMSVLAAIVLALTRPYLPPANYGLSWFEWLLTVLVITAAFVVYRWLVTRAEKRETPDYLLRERVARIRTLSVVCGCLAMLVIVGMPWGIRVGAEVQSPGSDLAVETPVSAVFIFDTSISMSYRHESRSRLKQAKQIATDHLQMLPSGSRVAVAVSGAGPTEEIVFQSDLAAVNSRIDSLKTTARGSKLNRTLQRALKIQRDDQQLVRTELGTTADRDVYTREVIVFTDLSRNEWALPDDTGLRELLQENDWLHVFLVDLSVEDPVNLSLRNLKLSADSIVAGRSVGLSVDVVRTRAAQASANVEVFVVDDNGDETRTAAPVHVSLDTESASARMLVPVPEDADFLTGIVRISTSDPLQADDRSWFVLGVQPRPRILVVADQFSDAANFLAALESHAGGPSSQPHCDCTFAAISGLHRQTLNGFDVVCLVNCQRPGRDLWRSLHGWVQRGGALLTVVGGERRALHSAWNVDESEPLLPGRILRPLRFREQPQSFRYEPGHPVTRTLDDVPEARTELLGITVRRRWIVEPSSDSRVIMSYTGSGGYPALLERRVGEGRSLMLTTAVNYSPDHATQWNELPVSYTFFMLTDGMVRYLTGATDQRRNFRTGEPVEIRLPADSPFDRYLLRRPGPRQTSGLLKAGQRTVLIDDAEQPGQYRLWLPESGVFRSEFAVNMNDDETDLTPITAVELDTLLGEDRFAVVRSPGELKQAVDTRRMGIEVFPVLVGLLIILFCGEHLMANYFYELETTPGAVEAG, encoded by the coding sequence ATGACATTCATCAATCTCAGCCTGCTGTTTGGTTTGGGACTGGTCAGCGTTCCGGTCATCCTGCATCTGATCATGCGCTCCCGGCCAAAGAGAATAGAGTTTCCTGCACTTCGTCTGCTGGAAGCTCGACGCTCTGCGAATGCTCGCCGATTGAAGTTGCGCCACCTGTTGCTTCTGCTGTTGCGGATGAGTGTACTGGCAGCGATCGTGCTGGCGCTCACACGCCCCTATTTGCCACCTGCGAACTATGGTCTTTCGTGGTTCGAATGGCTGCTGACAGTCCTGGTCATTACCGCCGCCTTTGTCGTATACAGATGGTTGGTGACAAGAGCGGAGAAACGGGAGACCCCTGACTACCTGCTGAGAGAACGGGTTGCCCGGATTCGAACATTAAGCGTTGTGTGCGGATGTCTGGCAATGTTGGTGATTGTGGGAATGCCGTGGGGGATCCGCGTCGGTGCAGAAGTTCAGTCACCTGGCAGTGATCTGGCTGTGGAAACTCCTGTTTCAGCAGTGTTCATTTTCGACACCAGTATCAGTATGTCGTACCGTCATGAGAGCAGAAGCCGTCTGAAACAGGCCAAACAGATTGCCACAGACCATTTGCAGATGCTGCCTTCGGGAAGTCGTGTTGCCGTCGCTGTGAGCGGCGCCGGTCCAACGGAGGAAATCGTCTTTCAGTCAGATCTTGCTGCGGTCAACTCCAGGATTGATTCACTTAAAACCACTGCACGCGGCAGCAAACTCAATCGAACTCTGCAGCGAGCTCTGAAGATTCAGCGCGATGATCAGCAGTTGGTGCGGACCGAACTCGGAACAACTGCCGATCGTGATGTTTACACACGCGAAGTGATTGTTTTTACGGACCTGTCCAGAAATGAATGGGCTCTTCCGGACGATACCGGATTGCGCGAATTGTTGCAGGAAAATGACTGGCTGCACGTATTCCTGGTGGATTTGAGTGTGGAAGATCCAGTCAATCTTTCACTAAGAAATCTGAAACTTTCGGCCGATTCGATCGTGGCCGGACGCAGCGTTGGTCTGTCTGTTGATGTTGTGAGAACCAGGGCGGCCCAGGCCTCTGCCAACGTGGAAGTCTTTGTGGTTGATGATAATGGAGACGAAACCCGGACTGCTGCACCTGTACATGTCAGTCTGGATACTGAATCTGCCAGTGCACGAATGCTGGTGCCGGTCCCGGAAGATGCTGATTTCCTGACGGGAATAGTCAGGATCAGTACATCCGATCCGCTGCAGGCGGACGACAGATCCTGGTTCGTTCTGGGTGTTCAGCCGCGGCCCAGAATTCTGGTGGTGGCGGATCAGTTTTCAGATGCTGCGAATTTTTTGGCGGCACTGGAATCGCATGCAGGAGGCCCTTCCAGTCAGCCGCACTGTGACTGCACGTTTGCTGCGATATCAGGTCTGCATCGTCAGACTCTGAACGGTTTTGATGTAGTGTGTCTTGTCAACTGCCAGCGTCCCGGTCGCGACCTATGGCGATCGCTTCATGGATGGGTTCAACGGGGCGGGGCACTGCTGACCGTTGTGGGAGGGGAGCGTCGTGCTCTGCACTCGGCATGGAACGTTGATGAAAGTGAACCACTGCTTCCCGGACGGATTCTGCGTCCGCTTCGGTTTCGGGAACAGCCGCAATCGTTCCGCTATGAACCAGGCCATCCGGTCACGCGTACACTGGATGATGTTCCTGAGGCTCGAACGGAGCTGCTGGGGATTACGGTTCGGCGACGTTGGATCGTGGAACCCTCTTCGGATTCCCGGGTAATTATGTCGTACACCGGATCCGGCGGGTACCCGGCCCTGCTGGAGAGGCGAGTCGGTGAAGGTCGATCGCTGATGCTGACTACGGCGGTCAACTACAGCCCGGACCATGCAACCCAGTGGAACGAGCTGCCGGTCAGCTATACGTTTTTCATGCTGACGGACGGAATGGTCCGGTATCTCACGGGCGCCACGGACCAGCGTCGCAATTTTCGTACGGGTGAACCCGTCGAGATCCGTTTACCGGCAGACAGCCCATTCGACCGGTACCTGTTGAGACGGCCTGGGCCGCGGCAGACGTCCGGGCTGCTGAAGGCAGGGCAGCGTACTGTGTTGATTGACGATGCTGAACAACCAGGCCAGTACCGACTTTGGCTTCCGGAATCCGGTGTGTTTCGTTCCGAATTTGCCGTCAATATGAACGACGACGAAACAGATCTGACGCCCATAACTGCAGTGGAACTGGACACCCTTCTTGGCGAGGACCGTTTTGCCGTTGTTCGCAGCCCGGGTGAACTCAAACAGGCCGTTGACACACGCAGGATGGGAATTGAGGTATTTCCGGTTCTGGTTGGACTACTGATCATTCTGTTCTGCGGTGAGCACCTGATGGCCAACTACTTTTACGAGCTGGAAACAACGCCGGGAGCGGTTGAAGCCGGGTGA
- a CDS encoding class I SAM-dependent methyltransferase — translation MSVDSPDFRDRNRRAWNHFAASGSLFARVATDDEVAHPLKTLDGRGWLPSSVNGKDVLCLASGGGWQAILYAAAGARVTVVDISDEMLQLDIRESRRRGLNVRTLAASMDDLSDLGDATFDIVHQPVSTCYVPDLSAVYRETARVLRDQGIYISQHKQPTSLQVSHRNDRHHFVIGVEYYQDGPVPPQVDESYRESGAVEYLHRWEELVGGLCRAGFILEDLTEPCRADRSADVTHYGYRGRYIAPYVRMKARRRSRSGQDTTNAENRLWIPDQTASERG, via the coding sequence ATGTCAGTAGATTCCCCGGATTTCCGTGACCGTAATCGACGTGCCTGGAATCATTTCGCTGCTTCGGGCAGTCTGTTTGCCCGGGTTGCCACCGACGATGAAGTGGCACATCCTCTGAAAACACTGGACGGTCGAGGATGGCTGCCATCGTCGGTAAACGGCAAAGATGTGCTGTGTCTGGCCTCCGGGGGCGGCTGGCAGGCCATTCTGTACGCCGCTGCGGGGGCCAGGGTGACTGTGGTCGACATCAGCGACGAAATGCTGCAGCTTGATATTCGTGAATCCCGTCGACGAGGACTGAATGTGAGGACGCTGGCGGCTTCGATGGATGACCTGTCCGACCTCGGAGATGCCACTTTCGACATCGTTCATCAGCCGGTCAGCACGTGCTATGTGCCGGATCTGTCGGCTGTCTACAGAGAGACAGCACGGGTATTGCGGGATCAGGGGATCTACATCAGTCAGCATAAGCAACCGACCAGTCTGCAGGTCAGCCACCGCAACGATCGTCACCATTTTGTGATCGGTGTTGAGTATTACCAGGATGGCCCTGTTCCACCTCAGGTCGATGAGTCCTACCGTGAATCCGGAGCGGTCGAATATCTGCACCGCTGGGAAGAGCTCGTCGGCGGCCTTTGCCGTGCCGGATTTATCCTGGAAGATTTGACGGAACCCTGCCGCGCTGACCGGTCAGCTGACGTGACACACTACGGATACCGAGGTCGATACATTGCGCCGTACGTGCGAATGAAAGCACGGCGACGCAGTCGGTCCGGTCAGGATACAACAAATGCCGAAAACCGTTTGTGGATACCGGATCAGACCGCATCCGAAAGAGGATGA